CCAGGGAAAGCTGAATAATCTCTGATGACAGTTCTCCTCACCTCCTCTTTATCTTGAATGGGCCTATTCCTGCCAATCCCTTTGGGAAGAGCATGAGGGTTGCTGTCATTATGAGGAGGGGAATTATTGGCCTGTAGGCACTGCTTATTCCGGTGAGCGCTGTTATGTAGCCAAGAAGGACTGTTTCGCTTAGCCCAATAATGATCGCACCAAGCACTGAGCCGTACAGCGAACCAATGCCTCCCAATATGCTTGAAGCGAATATGCTTATTATAAGCGTCATTCCAGTTGATGTGTTTGTGTAGAATTTCAGTGGTATGAGAGAGCCTGCTATTCCAGAAACTCCTCCTGATATGAACCATGCAGCAACGCTAGCGAGCTCCACATTGATGCCTATGACACCCGAGAGATTTGGATTCTCGACGACTGCTCTCAGAGCTATTCCAAATTTGGTCTTTTTGAGAAGGAGTTCGAGGGATGAGAGTATTGCTGCTAATAGAATTGGTGCTATAAAGAGAGCTCTCTGCACGCCAGCTTTTCCCATTAGGTCATAACTATAATAGGTGAAGTCCCTCGCATCTATGCTCAGCGGAACTTTGTATCCAGCTTGGTTGGACAAAGTTGAAATTGCTGAGAGAAAGCTGGAACTAGCAGCATCAACGTAGATATTGAGAACGGAAAAAATGAACATGTCAGTTGCTATTGTAGCTATCATTAGCACAGTTGGAGATCCTCCTCTTCTCTTGAGGGGTCTCAGCACTGCTAGGTATTGAGCAACTGCAACCAGCCCTACAATAATGAATGAAACTAGAATGAATTCCAGATATACAGATAGGGGGATCGAGTAGTTGTAGACGGAGGCGTTTATCTCCAGGGGATTGGCTCCAGAGAGGAGGGCATTTTTCACGGCTCCTATTCTGCTCAAGCTGACTAAGGTCCATGTGGTATATGCACCGAGGATGGCGAAGCTGGCCTGAGCAAAGTTTGGAACCTTTGTTATCGAATATGTGAGGGAGAGCCCTAAGCTGAGAAGGGATAGAATGGAGCAGTATATTATAGCATTTACAAGCTGAGGAGGCAGCACGGGCTAACCCTTCTTTGGATTTTAAAGGATTTCAATTATAAGTGGATTATATTCCTTTCTCACTATTAAAAAAATTAGCTGAATGTGAATGATTTTGTAGCTGTGTCGTACATTCCTTTGTAGCTCCATACATACTGGCCCTGCTGGCTGTCCACTGCATATATAAAGTAATTAGCATATGCCCTATCTCCATTGGCATTGAGCTGAGTCCAGCCTGTTACTCCATAGTAGTTAGAAGCTATTGTTGGGAGGATCTTGATAACTTTGTCCGGAGAATAGTCTCCTGCTGTTATTATAGATAAGGTCAGGATCCATGCTATATCGTATGTGTTGTAGGCATATGAAATGGGCTCTGTTCCCAGACTCTGGATAAACCTCGCTGTGAGGTTCTCGTACTTTGGATTGGGCAGTGTTCCAGCTATAGTGGCAGTGAAGTTCGTCTTTACTGCGAAGGAAGCTGCAACTGGATCGCTAATTAGCTTGCCAGATTTAGCTATTCCATCTGTTCCTATCCATCTTACGCTGGAGAGTGATTGGTACTGACTTGCCTGATCGATGAATTGGACTCCTTCCTCAAAGGATATGAGGACAACTCCAACGCTTGATTCCCCGTATTTTCCTATCAGAGAGCTCACAGTATTAGCAAGCTGGTTCACTTCAGAAGTGTAGTCGCTTGCCTGCACGGAATATCGAGGTCCAGTGATCGCATCGATTCCGAGCAATGCCATGTTAGCAATTGTGGAATTAGCCAGGTTGTCTCCCCAGTCATCTCCTCTCCAAACAATAACAACATGTTTGAGACCGTAGTACTTTGCCAATTGTGCCAGAGCCTCCCCCTGCATTCTATCATCGACAACTAGCCTGAAAATGAAGTCGTTAGGAATAGCTAGAGCTGGAGATGTACTAGAAGGGCTGAATATTATTATATGGTTCGAATTAGCGAAGCCCATGATGTTCTTAACTTCAGAGCTTGCCATTGGACCAACTATGAATTTCACTCCTTGTGCATAGAGGCTCTGCAGCTTTTGAAGCGCCACGTTTGGATTAGTCTGTGTATCCTCAATGAAGACCTTCACTTGGTATGGAAGCCCGGAGGAGTTGAGGAATGCATTTATGTCTGAGGCAGCCAGCTGAAGAGCCAGACTGTTCTGCTGTCCAAAGGTCTGAAGATCTCCGCTGAGGGGGAAGAGGCCTCCCAGAGCTATTGTGGTTAAGGTTTTCGCCGATGTGCTCTGCTGTGCAGTTGTATTTGTGCTAGGAGTTGTGGATGTTGTTTGGGTCTTCAGCCCAAATCCTACAGCAATTCCGATAAC
The window above is part of the Fervidicoccaceae archaeon genome. Proteins encoded here:
- a CDS encoding branched-chain amino acid ABC transporter permease, whose amino-acid sequence is MLPPQLVNAIIYCSILSLLSLGLSLTYSITKVPNFAQASFAILGAYTTWTLVSLSRIGAVKNALLSGANPLEINASVYNYSIPLSVYLEFILVSFIIVGLVAVAQYLAVLRPLKRRGGSPTVLMIATIATDMFIFSVLNIYVDAASSSFLSAISTLSNQAGYKVPLSIDARDFTYYSYDLMGKAGVQRALFIAPILLAAILSSLELLLKKTKFGIALRAVVENPNLSGVIGINVELASVAAWFISGGVSGIAGSLIPLKFYTNTSTGMTLIISIFASSILGGIGSLYGSVLGAIIIGLSETVLLGYITALTGISSAYRPIIPLLIMTATLMLFPKGLAGIGPFKIKRR
- a CDS encoding ABC transporter substrate-binding protein yields the protein MNAKVQIAVIAIVFLVIGIAVGFGLKTQTTSTTPSTNTTAQQSTSAKTLTTIALGGLFPLSGDLQTFGQQNSLALQLAASDINAFLNSSGLPYQVKVFIEDTQTNPNVALQKLQSLYAQGVKFIVGPMASSEVKNIMGFANSNHIIIFSPSSTSPALAIPNDFIFRLVVDDRMQGEALAQLAKYYGLKHVVIVWRGDDWGDNLANSTIANMALLGIDAITGPRYSVQASDYTSEVNQLANTVSSLIGKYGESSVGVVLISFEEGVQFIDQASQYQSLSSVRWIGTDGIAKSGKLISDPVAASFAVKTNFTATIAGTLPNPKYENLTARFIQSLGTEPISYAYNTYDIAWILTLSIITAGDYSPDKVIKILPTIASNYYGVTGWTQLNANGDRAYANYFIYAVDSQQGQYVWSYKGMYDTATKSFTFS